The Mauremys reevesii isolate NIE-2019 linkage group 1, ASM1616193v1, whole genome shotgun sequence genome has a segment encoding these proteins:
- the SSPN gene encoding sarcospan isoform X2: MKMSKRNHCKGVCVVALVGMVMLCVSYQPEEKTCFQFAIKLVYFLLSTLSLITCVLAVAFVAHHYSQITQFTCDAVLDSCQCKLDTSDPLSRTFVYQDVSDCTSVTGTFNLYLLLQMVLNLITAIVCLLACFVMWKHRYQVFFVGVRLHSLTGTEIQQQKV; this comes from the exons GTCTGTGTGGTGGCCTTAGTGGGAATGGTGATGCTTTGTGTTTCATATCAGCCTGAGGAGAAGACATGTTTCCAGTTTGCCATAAAg CTGGTGTACTTTCTACTGAGCACCCTGAGTCTGATTACCTGTGTTCTGGCAGTGGCTTTTGTTGCACATCATTATTCACAGATTACACAGTTTACCTGTGATGCCGTCCTTGACTCTTGCCAGTGCAAACTGGACACTTCAGATCCCCTCAGTAGGACCTTCGTTTACCAGGATGTATCTGACTGTACCAGTGTCACTGGCACTTTCAATCTGTATCTGCTACTGCAGATGGTTCTTAATCTGATCACAGCCATTGTGTGTTTGTTGGCATGCTTTGTGATGTGGAAACACAGATACCAAGTCTTTTTTGTGGGCGTTCGGTTACACTCATTAACTGGTACTGAAATCCAGCAACAGAAAGTATAG
- the SSPN gene encoding sarcospan isoform X1, with protein sequence MQASEPASLIQIPGTTQPAQSEASGAQKKKKKNPHFNTPISQGKKKKLINMRKEEKKPQNNTSLKNQNQAGKAPEGEKSTDPTKQQEPAMKKKAKGDPKTGQEEESHTCCGCRFPLLVALLQLVLGISITVLGFIMAGISSSLLVRDTPYWAGIIVCVVALVGMVMLCVSYQPEEKTCFQFAIKLVYFLLSTLSLITCVLAVAFVAHHYSQITQFTCDAVLDSCQCKLDTSDPLSRTFVYQDVSDCTSVTGTFNLYLLLQMVLNLITAIVCLLACFVMWKHRYQVFFVGVRLHSLTGTEIQQQKV encoded by the exons CCTCCTTGATTCAAATACCAGGAACAACTCAGCCAGCACAAAGCGAAGCTTCAggggcacaaaaaaaaaaaaaaaaaaatccccacttcAACACGCCCATcagccaggggaaaaaaaaaaagttgatcaaCATGAGAAAAGAGGAGAAGAAACCTCAGAACAACACGTCCCTTAAAAACCAGAACCAGGCAGGGAAGGCACCTGAAGGGGAGAAAAGCACCGATCCAACCAAGCAGCAGGAGCCAGCAATGAAGAAGAAAGCCAAGGGGGATCCCAAAACGGGCCAGGAGGAAGAATCCCACACTTGTTGTGGCTGCCGTTTCCCGCTGCTGGTTGCCTTGTTGCAGCTGGTGTTAGGCATCTCTATAACAGTGCTGGGCTTCATTATGGCAGGCATCAGCTCTTCTTTACTAGTCAGAGACACTCCATATTGGGCTGGGATAATT GTCTGTGTGGTGGCCTTAGTGGGAATGGTGATGCTTTGTGTTTCATATCAGCCTGAGGAGAAGACATGTTTCCAGTTTGCCATAAAg CTGGTGTACTTTCTACTGAGCACCCTGAGTCTGATTACCTGTGTTCTGGCAGTGGCTTTTGTTGCACATCATTATTCACAGATTACACAGTTTACCTGTGATGCCGTCCTTGACTCTTGCCAGTGCAAACTGGACACTTCAGATCCCCTCAGTAGGACCTTCGTTTACCAGGATGTATCTGACTGTACCAGTGTCACTGGCACTTTCAATCTGTATCTGCTACTGCAGATGGTTCTTAATCTGATCACAGCCATTGTGTGTTTGTTGGCATGCTTTGTGATGTGGAAACACAGATACCAAGTCTTTTTTGTGGGCGTTCGGTTACACTCATTAACTGGTACTGAAATCCAGCAACAGAAAGTATAG
- the SSPN gene encoding sarcospan isoform X3: MVMLCVSYQPEEKTCFQFAIKLVYFLLSTLSLITCVLAVAFVAHHYSQITQFTCDAVLDSCQCKLDTSDPLSRTFVYQDVSDCTSVTGTFNLYLLLQMVLNLITAIVCLLACFVMWKHRYQVFFVGVRLHSLTGTEIQQQKV; encoded by the exons ATGGTGATGCTTTGTGTTTCATATCAGCCTGAGGAGAAGACATGTTTCCAGTTTGCCATAAAg CTGGTGTACTTTCTACTGAGCACCCTGAGTCTGATTACCTGTGTTCTGGCAGTGGCTTTTGTTGCACATCATTATTCACAGATTACACAGTTTACCTGTGATGCCGTCCTTGACTCTTGCCAGTGCAAACTGGACACTTCAGATCCCCTCAGTAGGACCTTCGTTTACCAGGATGTATCTGACTGTACCAGTGTCACTGGCACTTTCAATCTGTATCTGCTACTGCAGATGGTTCTTAATCTGATCACAGCCATTGTGTGTTTGTTGGCATGCTTTGTGATGTGGAAACACAGATACCAAGTCTTTTTTGTGGGCGTTCGGTTACACTCATTAACTGGTACTGAAATCCAGCAACAGAAAGTATAG